In Aurantimicrobium minutum, the following proteins share a genomic window:
- the valS gene encoding valine--tRNA ligase: protein MTKTPANVPDKPALEGLETLWDKKWEESGLYRFRKEGQSRESVYSIDTPPPTASGSLHIGHVFSYTHTDVIARFQRMRGKEVFYPAGWDDNGLPTERRVQNYYGVRCDPTLPYVENFVPPFEGGDNKSSKAADQLPISRKNFIELCEKLTVEDEKQFEDVWRQLGLSVDWTQTYRTISDETITTSQLAFINNHARGEAYQAMAPTLWDVTFRTAVAQAELEDKEMPGAYHRLTFHKPDGGHIEIMTSRPELLPACVALVAHPDDERYKPYFGKTVKTPVFGVEVPVMAHHLAQPDKGTGIAMICTFGDVTDVIWWRELNLPTRAVIGFDGRFVSEAPEGLESPQAQAAYAELAGKTAFSAKTAMVEMLKETGEMLGEPEPIMHPVKFFEKGDKPLEIVSTRQWYLVNGAKDDQLKKKLIDLGKEMSWHPDFMRVRYENWVNGLNGDWLVSRQRFFGVPIPVWYPLDGDGNPVFDEPIIASREQLPVDPSTDVPTGYTEAQRGIPGGFQGEVDVMDTWATSSLTPQLAGGWERDEDLWNLVFPYDLRPQGQDIIRTWLFSTMLRSALQNGGKPWTNAAISGFIVDPDRKKMSKSKGNVVTPADMLDQHGSDAVRYWAASSRLGTDAAFDPQNPTQIKIGRRLAIKLLNASKFILGFNAPANTVITNPLDLSMLETLHTVVREATEALENYDHAKALEVTEHFFWTFTDDYLELVKERAYNQEHPEQASAAAALNQALTVFLRLLAPVLPFAAEEAWSWFNDDSIHRSSWPVPGDEVIGNPEVLKAASEALIGIRRAKTEASASQKTEVLTATIAAPEATISLLEAARGDLMATGRIAQLNFEEATELIVSQIELAPAPETTPEK from the coding sequence ATGACTAAGACGCCCGCGAATGTTCCTGACAAGCCGGCTCTGGAAGGTCTCGAGACTCTCTGGGATAAGAAATGGGAAGAGTCGGGTCTGTACCGCTTCCGCAAGGAAGGTCAGAGCCGCGAAAGTGTCTACTCCATTGACACACCTCCCCCCACAGCTTCTGGTTCACTGCACATCGGACACGTATTCAGCTACACCCACACTGATGTCATCGCCCGTTTCCAACGCATGCGCGGCAAGGAAGTTTTCTATCCAGCTGGTTGGGATGACAACGGCCTGCCCACAGAACGTCGCGTACAGAACTACTACGGCGTTCGCTGCGACCCTACTCTCCCCTATGTTGAGAACTTTGTTCCACCATTCGAAGGCGGAGATAACAAGAGCTCTAAGGCAGCTGATCAGCTGCCCATCAGCCGTAAAAACTTTATTGAACTGTGTGAAAAGCTCACCGTCGAAGATGAAAAGCAGTTCGAAGATGTCTGGCGTCAACTCGGGCTTTCCGTCGACTGGACCCAGACCTATCGCACCATCTCTGACGAAACCATCACCACCAGCCAGTTAGCTTTCATCAATAACCACGCACGTGGTGAGGCCTACCAGGCGATGGCACCGACTCTGTGGGATGTGACTTTCCGCACTGCAGTGGCTCAGGCAGAGCTCGAAGATAAAGAAATGCCTGGCGCATATCACCGCCTCACTTTCCACAAGCCTGACGGTGGTCACATTGAGATCATGACCAGCCGCCCCGAGTTGCTTCCTGCCTGTGTTGCTCTGGTGGCACACCCAGATGACGAACGTTACAAGCCCTACTTCGGAAAGACCGTAAAGACTCCTGTTTTTGGTGTTGAGGTTCCTGTTATGGCCCACCACCTGGCACAGCCAGACAAGGGTACTGGCATTGCCATGATCTGTACTTTTGGTGACGTCACCGACGTAATTTGGTGGCGTGAACTCAACCTGCCAACTCGTGCTGTAATCGGCTTCGATGGTCGTTTCGTATCCGAAGCACCAGAAGGCCTTGAATCGCCTCAAGCACAAGCTGCCTACGCAGAGCTTGCGGGCAAGACTGCCTTCAGCGCTAAGACTGCAATGGTTGAGATGCTCAAAGAAACAGGCGAAATGCTGGGCGAACCGGAGCCCATCATGCACCCGGTTAAGTTCTTCGAAAAGGGTGACAAGCCTCTTGAAATCGTCTCCACTCGCCAGTGGTACTTGGTCAACGGTGCCAAGGATGACCAACTCAAGAAGAAACTCATTGATTTGGGTAAAGAAATGTCGTGGCACCCTGACTTCATGCGGGTGCGCTACGAGAACTGGGTTAATGGCCTCAACGGCGATTGGCTTGTCTCGCGCCAGCGCTTCTTTGGTGTCCCCATTCCTGTGTGGTACCCGCTCGATGGTGACGGAAACCCCGTTTTCGACGAGCCAATCATTGCTTCAAGAGAACAACTTCCCGTTGATCCTTCTACAGATGTTCCAACCGGCTATACAGAAGCTCAGCGCGGCATCCCGGGCGGATTCCAGGGTGAAGTTGACGTCATGGACACCTGGGCAACTTCGAGCCTGACCCCTCAACTAGCTGGTGGGTGGGAACGTGATGAAGACCTGTGGAATCTGGTATTCCCCTACGACCTGCGTCCACAAGGTCAGGACATCATTCGCACGTGGCTGTTCTCCACCATGCTGCGTTCTGCCTTGCAGAACGGTGGCAAGCCATGGACAAATGCTGCCATTTCTGGCTTTATCGTTGACCCAGATCGTAAGAAGATGTCCAAATCCAAGGGCAACGTTGTCACTCCTGCAGACATGCTGGATCAGCACGGCTCTGATGCTGTGCGCTACTGGGCAGCAAGCAGTCGTTTGGGAACAGACGCTGCCTTCGACCCACAAAACCCCACCCAGATCAAGATAGGTCGTCGCCTAGCCATCAAGCTCCTCAATGCATCCAAGTTCATCCTGGGATTCAATGCTCCTGCAAACACAGTGATTACCAACCCACTGGATTTGAGCATGCTCGAAACTCTTCACACCGTGGTTCGAGAGGCAACAGAGGCGTTGGAGAACTATGACCACGCCAAGGCATTAGAAGTAACAGAGCATTTCTTCTGGACCTTCACAGATGACTACCTCGAGTTAGTTAAAGAACGTGCCTATAACCAAGAGCACCCAGAACAAGCTTCCGCAGCTGCTGCGCTCAACCAAGCATTGACTGTCTTCCTGCGCCTACTTGCACCTGTTCTGCCATTTGCCGCAGAAGAAGCATGGTCATGGTTCAACGACGACAGTATTCACCGTTCATCCTGGCCTGTTCCAGGAGATGAGGTTATTGGTAACCCCGAGGTACTCAAGGCTGCATCTGAGGCACTTATTGGTATTCGTCGCGCAAAAACTGAGGCCTCAGCTAGCCAAAAGACCGAGGTTCTCACCGCGACCATTGCTGCTCCGGAAGCCACTATTTCTCTCCTTGAAGCTGCTCGAGGTGACCTGATGGCTACCGGGCGAATTGCTCAACTCAATTTCGAAGAAGCAACCGAGCTTATTGTGAGCCAGATCGAACTTGCTCCAGCACCGGAAACTACCCCGGAGAAGTAA
- a CDS encoding TM2 domain-containing protein, protein MAQETATAPRDWTVTLILSIFVGTLGIDRMFIGKWGTGILKLITGGGLGVWWIVDIIIIATGNMRDKWGRELVK, encoded by the coding sequence ATGGCTCAAGAAACCGCAACTGCTCCTCGTGACTGGACAGTCACACTCATTTTGTCAATCTTCGTCGGCACCCTGGGAATCGACCGTATGTTTATTGGTAAATGGGGAACCGGAATTCTCAAATTGATCACAGGTGGCGGTTTGGGCGTCTGGTGGATTGTCGACATCATCATCATTGCAACTGGCAACATGCGCGACAAGTGGGGACGAGAACTCGTTAAGTAG
- the trxA gene encoding thioredoxin has translation MATVELTAENFDSTIMGNDIVVVDFWAEWCGPCKMFAPTFEAISEKHPEIVFGKVDTEVEQSLAAAAGIQSIPTLMIFRDSILLFSQPGALPPAALEDLVGQVKALDMTEVHAEISKQQAIVNDY, from the coding sequence ATGGCAACAGTTGAACTCACCGCTGAAAACTTTGATTCCACCATCATGGGCAACGACATAGTCGTTGTTGATTTCTGGGCTGAGTGGTGTGGCCCCTGCAAGATGTTTGCGCCAACTTTTGAGGCGATTTCAGAAAAGCACCCAGAGATTGTGTTCGGAAAAGTAGACACCGAAGTTGAACAATCACTGGCAGCCGCTGCCGGAATTCAGTCAATTCCTACTCTGATGATTTTCCGAGACAGTATTCTTCTGTTTTCTCAACCAGGCGCTTTGCCTCCGGCGGCTTTGGAAGACCTAGTCGGGCAAGTAAAAGCCCTAGATATGACAGAAGTCCACGCTGAGATTTCAAAGCAGCAAGCAATAGTTAACGACTACTGA
- a CDS encoding APC family permease, with the protein MPESFVPGSGSRVALKRNLGMWAIVALGLGYMTPTVVFDTFGMVAETTNNVVPLAYLVALIVMIFTAISYGKMSAEFPSAGSAYTYAKNSIHPNVGFMVGWTSMLDYMLLPLVNIIIVRSYMESFFPDIDGAVWVILFTVLATGIIYVTMRGTSNVNTILLIIAIAAMLAFVVMVIVQLLGGAGEGTLITPTPFVHEGVDFSLVLLGATIVCFSFIGFDAVTMYVEEARTPKVVPRAIMLTVLIGGGIFIVTAYFTQALFPDWNVFAPGGDRQYVDDSTLPIIGELVGGQTMKIILTAAGFAATIASLLASQASVARMLLVMGRNNVLPNKLFGYVNPKTQTPTFNVILAGVVCLTGVVLTLADIVHFINFGALIAFSFVNISVFAWFAIRQGRRKTGSDIFKFVILPLVGLAMTIILWVNLSPEALTGGLIWAGVGLVWLIILTRGFRKQVAGFDEAQPVTGFNKVVK; encoded by the coding sequence ATGCCAGAATCCTTTGTCCCCGGTAGCGGCTCGAGGGTCGCACTGAAACGTAATCTCGGCATGTGGGCCATTGTGGCTCTTGGCCTGGGTTACATGACCCCAACTGTTGTCTTTGACACCTTCGGCATGGTTGCCGAAACTACAAACAACGTTGTGCCACTGGCATACCTGGTTGCTTTGATCGTGATGATCTTTACCGCAATCAGCTACGGCAAGATGTCTGCAGAGTTCCCTTCCGCGGGTTCTGCATACACCTACGCAAAGAACTCGATTCACCCCAACGTTGGTTTCATGGTTGGTTGGACCTCCATGCTGGACTACATGCTGTTGCCTTTGGTCAACATCATCATCGTTCGCAGTTACATGGAATCCTTCTTCCCAGATATTGATGGCGCTGTCTGGGTCATCCTTTTCACTGTTCTTGCAACAGGAATTATCTACGTCACCATGCGTGGTACTTCGAACGTCAACACGATTCTGCTCATCATTGCAATCGCAGCAATGCTTGCCTTCGTTGTGATGGTTATTGTTCAGCTTCTCGGTGGCGCCGGTGAGGGAACGCTCATCACTCCAACCCCATTCGTTCACGAAGGCGTTGACTTCTCCCTCGTTCTTCTTGGTGCAACCATTGTCTGCTTCAGCTTCATTGGTTTCGATGCCGTCACCATGTACGTTGAAGAAGCTCGTACCCCCAAGGTTGTTCCTCGTGCAATTATGCTCACCGTTCTCATCGGTGGCGGTATCTTCATCGTGACCGCATACTTCACTCAGGCACTCTTCCCTGACTGGAACGTATTCGCTCCTGGTGGAGATCGTCAGTACGTTGACGATTCAACACTGCCCATCATTGGTGAGCTCGTTGGTGGTCAAACCATGAAGATCATCCTGACCGCAGCAGGCTTTGCCGCAACTATTGCGTCTCTGCTCGCATCACAGGCTTCTGTGGCTCGTATGCTGCTGGTAATGGGACGTAACAACGTTCTCCCCAACAAGCTCTTCGGTTACGTCAACCCCAAGACTCAGACCCCAACCTTCAACGTCATCCTTGCTGGTGTCGTCTGCTTGACCGGTGTTGTACTGACCTTGGCTGACATTGTTCACTTCATCAACTTCGGTGCGTTGATTGCATTCAGCTTCGTCAACATCTCCGTGTTTGCTTGGTTTGCAATCCGTCAGGGCCGCCGCAAGACAGGATCTGACATTTTCAAATTTGTCATCCTGCCACTTGTTGGTCTTGCAATGACCATCATCCTGTGGGTCAACCTCTCCCCCGAGGCTCTCACCGGTGGTCTCATCTGGGCCGGCGTTGGTCTGGTTTGGTTGATTATCCTGACTCGCGGATTCCGCAAGCAGGTTGCTGGCTTCGATGAAGCACAGCCTGTTACCGGCTTCAACAAAGTAGTCAAGTAA
- a CDS encoding class II 3-deoxy-7-phosphoheptulonate synthase codes for MASQTEPNIVADKTVIEGLDYWRTLPIKQQPEWPDAAAVKATSAQLAALPPLVFAGEVDTLRERLAKAAQGQAFLLQGGDCAETFAGATADKIRNRIKTVLQMAVVLTYAAEMPVIKMGRMAGQFAKPRSSDTETRGEVTLPAYRGDIVNGYDFTPESRTANPDRLLQAYNTSVATLNLIRAFTTGGFADLREVHRWNQGFAKNPANVEYEAMANEIDRAIKFMAACGADFDALKTTEFFVSHEALLMDYERPMTRIDSRTGTPYNTSAHFLWIGERTRELDGAHVDFLSRVRNPIGVKLGPTTDVDTMKKLIDKLDPEREPGRLTFITRMGAGKIREALPPLLEAIKGMDANPLWITDPMHGNGITTPNGYKTRRFDDVMDEVRGFFEAHRQVGTFPGGVHVELTGDDVTECLGGSEQIDEKDLESRYESLCDPRLNHMQSLELAFLVAEELKKA; via the coding sequence GTGGCTAGCCAAACTGAGCCCAACATCGTCGCTGACAAGACCGTCATCGAGGGTTTGGACTATTGGCGCACACTTCCTATCAAGCAGCAGCCTGAATGGCCAGATGCTGCAGCAGTGAAAGCAACCAGCGCACAGTTAGCTGCTCTTCCGCCTCTAGTTTTTGCCGGTGAAGTAGACACTCTTCGTGAACGCCTTGCTAAGGCTGCTCAAGGTCAGGCATTCCTACTTCAGGGTGGAGATTGCGCAGAGACCTTTGCTGGTGCGACAGCAGACAAGATTCGTAACCGCATCAAGACTGTTCTTCAAATGGCTGTTGTACTCACCTACGCAGCAGAGATGCCCGTCATCAAAATGGGTCGTATGGCTGGGCAGTTTGCTAAGCCTCGCTCGAGTGACACTGAAACTCGTGGTGAGGTGACTCTGCCTGCGTACCGTGGCGATATCGTCAACGGCTACGACTTCACTCCTGAATCACGTACAGCAAACCCAGACCGTCTGCTCCAGGCCTACAACACATCTGTTGCAACGTTGAACCTCATACGGGCATTCACCACAGGTGGTTTTGCAGACCTTCGCGAAGTTCACCGTTGGAACCAAGGTTTCGCTAAAAACCCAGCCAACGTTGAATACGAAGCCATGGCGAACGAAATTGATCGCGCAATCAAATTTATGGCTGCGTGTGGTGCTGATTTTGATGCACTCAAGACCACAGAGTTCTTTGTTTCCCACGAAGCGCTCTTGATGGACTACGAGCGACCCATGACTCGCATTGATTCACGTACTGGAACCCCATACAACACCAGTGCCCACTTCTTATGGATCGGTGAGCGCACACGTGAACTTGATGGCGCACACGTTGACTTCCTTTCCCGTGTTCGTAACCCCATTGGTGTGAAGCTTGGTCCCACCACCGACGTTGACACGATGAAGAAACTTATTGACAAGCTGGACCCTGAGCGAGAGCCAGGCCGACTGACCTTCATCACCCGCATGGGTGCCGGCAAGATTCGTGAGGCTTTGCCTCCGCTACTTGAAGCCATCAAAGGAATGGACGCTAATCCTCTGTGGATCACTGATCCTATGCACGGAAACGGCATTACTACCCCCAATGGTTACAAGACCCGTCGCTTCGACGATGTCATGGACGAAGTTCGTGGCTTCTTTGAAGCTCATCGCCAGGTTGGGACATTCCCCGGTGGAGTGCACGTAGAGCTCACAGGTGACGACGTCACTGAATGTTTGGGCGGTTCTGAACAGATTGATGAGAAGGACCTGGAGAGCCGTTACGAGTCTCTGTGTGACCCTCGACTCAATCACATGCAATCACTTGAACTTGCATTCTTGGTTGCTGAGGAACTCAAGAAGGCTTAA
- a CDS encoding lysophospholipid acyltransferase family protein codes for MFYWLMKNVIAGPLLKGIFRPWVTGADNIPAEGGVILASNHLSFVDSVFLPISIDREMVFLAKSEYFTTKGIKGWATKWFMKGTGMLPIDRSGGKASEASLNTGLRVLAEGRVLGIYPEGTRSPDAKLYRGRTGIARMVLESGVPVIPVAMIDTEKIMPIGSKWPKLRRPGIIIGKPLDFSRFQGMEGDRFILRAVTDEIIYELAGLSGQEYDDVYASSVREKRPVSAR; via the coding sequence ATGTTTTATTGGCTGATGAAAAACGTCATCGCCGGACCTTTGCTCAAGGGCATCTTTCGTCCGTGGGTAACCGGTGCTGACAACATTCCCGCTGAGGGCGGAGTGATTTTGGCCAGCAATCACCTCTCGTTTGTTGATTCAGTTTTTCTTCCGATCTCTATCGATCGGGAAATGGTCTTTTTAGCAAAGAGCGAATACTTCACCACAAAAGGCATTAAAGGTTGGGCCACGAAGTGGTTTATGAAGGGCACCGGTATGTTGCCCATTGACCGCTCTGGCGGAAAAGCTTCAGAGGCTAGTTTGAATACAGGCCTACGCGTGTTGGCTGAGGGTCGCGTTTTAGGAATTTACCCCGAGGGAACTCGCTCTCCTGACGCCAAGCTTTACCGGGGTCGCACCGGCATTGCACGCATGGTTCTGGAATCAGGTGTCCCTGTTATTCCTGTTGCCATGATTGACACCGAAAAGATCATGCCGATTGGTTCTAAATGGCCTAAGTTGCGTCGCCCGGGAATCATCATCGGTAAACCTCTGGACTTTTCTCGATTCCAAGGTATGGAGGGTGATCGTTTCATTCTTCGTGCTGTGACAGACGAAATCATTTATGAGCTGGCTGGCTTGTCCGGCCAAGAGTATGACGATGTCTATGCCTCGTCTGTGCGTGAAAAACGGCCCGTCAGCGCAAGATAA
- a CDS encoding ROK family glucokinase encodes MYSIGIDIGGTKIAGALVNELGEIITKTQVPSPAHSAEDMESAIISLITELSVGNPVVAAGVAAAGFIDAAQSTVYYAPNIAWRNEPLKDKLEAKIDLPIVIENDANAAGWAEYRFGAGKSFTHMTMLTIGTGVGGAIIANGELFTGGFGAGAELGHLRVQPDGLECGCGQRGCIEAYASGRALLRYMREETQNPQLEAQEGKKLLEDGDPAAWRAVSTLGGWMGVACASLSAILDPQVFVIGGGVAAAGEHLLNPIRESFLSNVSARGYHPEPEFRIAEMVNDAGVVGAADLARRHAEKL; translated from the coding sequence ATGTATTCCATTGGTATCGATATCGGGGGAACAAAAATAGCTGGAGCCCTGGTCAATGAGCTGGGGGAAATCATCACCAAAACCCAGGTTCCTTCCCCTGCGCACAGCGCTGAAGATATGGAATCGGCCATAATCTCACTCATCACGGAACTTTCAGTAGGCAACCCAGTCGTTGCTGCCGGTGTTGCAGCAGCGGGTTTCATTGATGCTGCTCAGTCCACTGTCTACTACGCCCCAAATATCGCGTGGCGCAATGAACCCCTCAAAGACAAGCTCGAAGCAAAAATTGATTTACCAATAGTCATCGAAAACGATGCGAATGCGGCCGGGTGGGCAGAGTACAGATTCGGTGCAGGGAAATCTTTCACCCATATGACCATGCTCACCATTGGCACCGGCGTTGGTGGAGCAATCATCGCTAACGGAGAATTGTTTACCGGTGGTTTCGGTGCAGGAGCTGAGTTGGGGCACCTTCGTGTGCAACCTGATGGCCTCGAGTGTGGGTGTGGACAGCGAGGATGCATCGAAGCATATGCTTCGGGACGTGCCCTGTTGCGCTACATGCGCGAAGAAACCCAGAACCCTCAGCTTGAAGCCCAAGAGGGAAAAAAACTTCTTGAGGACGGCGATCCAGCCGCCTGGCGTGCGGTGAGCACTCTCGGGGGCTGGATGGGTGTGGCTTGTGCCAGTCTTTCAGCGATTCTTGATCCACAAGTATTTGTCATCGGTGGCGGTGTTGCCGCAGCTGGCGAACACCTGCTGAACCCTATTCGTGAGTCATTTTTGAGTAACGTATCTGCTCGCGGATACCACCCAGAACCAGAATTTCGTATTGCTGAAATGGTCAATGATGCCGGTGTCGTGGGTGCTGCAGATCTTGCGCGCCGCCACGCAGAAAAACTCTAG
- a CDS encoding AMP-dependent synthetase/ligase, whose protein sequence is MVKSVIQFDTPALVPAEPQANTTQVLLDRVRETPNNALFSLPVDGGWKDVTSTEFLEQVVALAKGFIASGIKQGDRVGLMCKTRYEWTLVDFAMWFAGAALVPIYETSAPSQIQWILEDSEAVALIVETPDHLKRFEEIRSDAPFVHSVWQIDAGDLEALVIAGSGVSDEEVEERRSSLHGSDLATLIYTSGSTGKPKGCVLTHSNFLELSRNAQAAVPEVVNPQSSTLLFITTAHIFARFISILAVQGGVKVGHQGDTTQLLPAMQSFKPTFLLAVPRVFEKVYNSAEQKAEAGGKGNIFRAAAKTAIEYSTAEMAGHIPLGLKLKFAVMDKLVLSKLRAALGGNCTYAISGSAPLGDRLAHFFHALGLVVLEGYGLTETTAPISINLPSKFKIGTVGPALPGCSVRLGDEGEIEAAGINVFKEYWKNPQATKETFHDGWFKTGDIGEIDADGYITITGRKKEIIVTAGGKNVAPAFLEDPIRANPVISQVVAVGDAKPFISALVTLDPEMLPMWLTNNKLDPTMSVAEAAKNPAVIAEVQTAIDRANARVSRAESIRKFTILPTQFTEESGHLTPKMSIKRNVIVKDYANEIEAMYEGASGAVD, encoded by the coding sequence ATGGTTAAGAGCGTTATTCAGTTCGACACACCCGCTTTAGTTCCAGCGGAGCCACAAGCAAATACCACTCAGGTTTTGCTCGACCGTGTGCGTGAAACTCCAAATAATGCTCTTTTTTCACTCCCTGTTGACGGTGGCTGGAAAGACGTCACTTCGACCGAGTTTCTTGAACAAGTTGTTGCACTTGCTAAAGGATTTATTGCTAGCGGCATCAAACAGGGTGACCGCGTCGGATTGATGTGCAAGACCCGCTATGAGTGGACCCTTGTTGACTTTGCGATGTGGTTTGCTGGTGCAGCATTGGTGCCGATCTACGAAACAAGCGCACCCAGCCAAATTCAATGGATTTTGGAAGACTCTGAAGCTGTTGCACTGATTGTCGAAACTCCCGACCACCTCAAGCGTTTTGAAGAAATCCGCTCAGATGCTCCATTTGTTCACTCAGTATGGCAAATAGATGCCGGCGATTTGGAAGCACTTGTGATTGCTGGATCTGGTGTTTCTGATGAAGAAGTTGAAGAACGTCGCTCCTCTTTACACGGCAGCGATCTTGCAACCTTGATTTACACCTCGGGTTCGACCGGCAAGCCTAAAGGCTGCGTGCTAACTCACTCCAACTTCTTGGAGCTTTCACGCAATGCGCAGGCTGCCGTCCCCGAGGTGGTTAACCCACAGTCCTCTACGTTGCTCTTCATCACAACGGCACATATTTTTGCACGCTTCATTTCGATTCTGGCTGTGCAAGGTGGCGTTAAAGTTGGCCACCAGGGAGACACAACCCAATTATTGCCAGCCATGCAATCTTTCAAGCCCACATTCCTTTTGGCTGTGCCCCGTGTATTTGAGAAGGTCTACAACTCTGCCGAGCAGAAAGCTGAAGCTGGTGGCAAGGGAAACATCTTCCGTGCAGCTGCAAAAACGGCAATCGAATACTCCACAGCAGAAATGGCAGGTCATATTCCTCTCGGCCTCAAGCTGAAGTTTGCTGTGATGGACAAACTTGTTCTTTCCAAGCTGCGTGCCGCACTCGGTGGTAACTGCACCTATGCCATCAGCGGTTCTGCCCCATTGGGTGACCGACTTGCACACTTCTTCCATGCACTTGGCCTGGTTGTTCTTGAGGGCTATGGCCTCACTGAAACAACTGCCCCCATTTCCATCAACCTCCCCTCCAAATTCAAAATTGGAACAGTAGGACCCGCATTGCCAGGGTGTTCTGTCCGCTTAGGCGATGAAGGTGAAATTGAAGCCGCTGGCATCAACGTCTTCAAGGAATATTGGAAGAACCCACAAGCAACTAAAGAAACGTTCCATGACGGCTGGTTCAAAACCGGTGACATCGGTGAGATTGATGCTGATGGCTACATCACCATTACAGGTCGCAAGAAAGAAATTATTGTGACTGCGGGCGGAAAGAACGTTGCTCCCGCTTTCCTAGAGGACCCTATTCGCGCAAACCCAGTCATTAGCCAGGTTGTTGCTGTGGGAGATGCAAAGCCATTCATTTCTGCGCTCGTGACGCTGGACCCAGAGATGTTGCCTATGTGGCTCACCAACAACAAGCTCGATCCCACAATGAGCGTTGCAGAAGCTGCTAAGAACCCTGCGGTGATTGCTGAAGTTCAAACAGCAATTGACCGCGCCAATGCACGTGTTTCTCGTGCAGAATCTATTCGTAAGTTCACAATCCTGCCCACACAGTTCACGGAAGAGTCTGGTCACCTCACTCCGAAGATGAGCATTAAGCGCAATGTGATTGTGAAAGATTACGCCAATGAGATTGAAGCGATGTATGAAGGTGCTTCTGGAGCGGTTGACTAA
- the def gene encoding peptide deformylase, with protein sequence MTERSIRIFGDPVLKTPTEEIVVIDDKIRALVDDLVDTVKIPGRAGVAATQIGVGLRAFSYNVHGEIGYILNPRIIETRGEIGLVEEGCLSVPNLWFKTPRYPFAKVEGIDLDGNTIVLEGEGLMAQALQHECDHLDGLVYLDRLDQQTRKEAMRQVRESDWF encoded by the coding sequence ATGACTGAACGTTCTATTCGCATCTTTGGCGACCCCGTTCTCAAGACACCTACCGAGGAGATCGTCGTTATTGACGACAAGATCCGTGCTCTCGTAGATGACCTCGTAGACACCGTCAAGATTCCTGGACGTGCCGGTGTTGCCGCCACTCAGATTGGAGTGGGTCTTCGTGCGTTTAGTTATAACGTTCACGGAGAGATTGGTTACATTCTCAATCCACGCATTATTGAAACGCGCGGAGAAATTGGGCTGGTCGAGGAAGGGTGCCTTAGCGTTCCTAACCTATGGTTCAAGACACCCAGGTATCCATTTGCCAAAGTTGAAGGGATAGACCTCGACGGCAATACCATCGTGCTTGAGGGGGAGGGGCTGATGGCTCAGGCTCTTCAGCACGAGTGCGACCACCTAGATGGTCTGGTGTATCTTGACCGGTTAGACCAACAAACACGTAAAGAAGCTATGCGGCAAGTGCGCGAAAGCGATTGGTTTTAG